In one Grus americana isolate bGruAme1 chromosome 1, bGruAme1.mat, whole genome shotgun sequence genomic region, the following are encoded:
- the NRIP1 gene encoding nuclear receptor-interacting protein 1 translates to MTHGEELGSEMHQDSVVLTYLEGLLMHQAAGGSGTTVDKKSTGHSGEDQNFKISGNIFPSCQSNGPVLNTNTYRGSGMLHLKKARLLQSSEDWNAAKRRRLSDSIVDLDGKKEALLAGMVENVPKGKQDSTLLASLLQSFSSRLQSVALSQQIRQSLKEQGYSLSHDSLQVEKDLRCYGVASSHLKTLLKKSKAKDQKLDNSLPDITKNLPKERFIESPHAVQSGPKVINEPLSCAARLQAVASMVEKRSSPAASPKPSVACSQLALLLSSEAHLQQYSREHALKAQNANQVASERLAAMARLQESAQKDIGQFGLAKGITSHLNGQTGSSTKTASSKSNMAPFQSSVGIMHSPPKTVGYKGTLERRNLKTSPSNSLLLHLLKSQNTTKHVKGHEQSERVSIFEDSSTPTTIDEYSDNNPSFTEDDSSDDERSHSSCLPIDLSFKQRTDKPDAGPPASLDNLTQSLLHNWDPKVSCTENKEDKDTPKASKLNPHHKVTLLQLLLGHKSEEKVDKSHDPQGPHSAADVAKFTVQTGKRTPVTDSPSANRMTPLSTPPLLASTKADSPIDLSHQSLAIKRSSPPYACSIQPDRLVNPASKHLIDLSKNKEIQGTKLSRNNSPQNSSAFSASKLLQNLAQCGMQTSMSSEEQRASKQLLAGNADKPVGLIDRLNSPLLTNKLSTHEENNKIFSCQPAPTEQGLPGSEIENLLERRTVLQLLLGTPNKGKSEKKERMLLRDESSQEQTDKALNEQILTVKIKTEPSEESNVPYNSNAQQVRECKGNKFQGFVHSLQRNTAASPASEELKSEPLSPQDFSFSKNGLLSRLLRQNQDSYPADELDRSHRNNELTHLESKSLCTVPKKRKLHTEPLESPLKKIKSNVSDAANNHSSPTEALYGPLLNQQELKFSRSDAEFKYAVSHGSNNESENRSWSRDSKGFNVLKQLLLSENCERDLSQHRNNVLTEGKKKGNKTSATIIKPEFSISSVSSLMASPVQQNNCVDHRTFQYPVAVKSPASSPFPEHLGSTVSRLESDQFSMCPVPGEKGPIRWVITGMDKNDYEKDSPRLTKTNPILYYMLQKGGNSVSSQEAHDKEIWNEPSYTDSSTHVTIKEELTSNAELKTPFSNFDKEIWNEPSYTNSSTHVTIKEELTSDAELKTPFSNLRSPYNSHMGSKTSHQHGVNGEMHGLLEKVLTIKKEPE, encoded by the coding sequence ATGACTCATGGAGAAGAGCTTGGCTCTGAGATGCACCAGGATTCTGTTGTTCTAACTTACCTAGAGGGATTACTAATGcatcaagcagcaggaggctcAGGTACTACAGTTGACAAAAAGTCTACTGGGCATAGTGGAGAGGATCAAAACTTTAAGATTTCTGGAAATATATTTCCCAGCTGTCAAAGTAATGGTCCAGTTCTTAACACAAATACATATCGGGGATCTGGCATGCTGCACCTCAAAAAAGCAAGACTGTTGCAGTCTTCTGAAGACTGGAATGCAGCAAAGAGAAGGCGGTTGTCTGATTCCATTGTGGATTTagatggaaaaaaggaagcttTGTTAGCTGGCATGGTAGAAAATGTGCCTAAAGGCAAACAGGATAGCACATTACTTGCCTCTTTGCTTCAGTCGTTCAGCTCTAGGCTGCAGAGTGTTGCTCTGTCACAGCAGATTAGGCAGAGCCTTAAGGAGCAAGGGTATTCCCTTAGCCATGATTCTTTACAAGTGGAGAAGGATTTAAGGTGCTATGGTGTTGCGTCCAGTCACCTGAAGACTCTGCTGAAgaagagcaaagcaaaagatCAGAAGCTGGATAACAGCCTGCCTGATATAACAAAGAACCTGCCCAAAGAGAGGTTTATCGAATCTCCTCATGCGGTGCAGAGCGGACCTAAAGTGATCAATGAGCCACTGTCATGTGCTGCAAGATTACAAGCTGTTGCAAGCATGGTAGAGAAACGATCTAGTCCTGCTGCTTCACCGAAGCCCAGCGTAGCGTGCAGCCAGCTAGCTTTACTCCTTTCAAGTGAAGCTCACTTGCAGCAGTACTCCAGGGAACAtgctttaaaagcacaaaatgcAAATCAGGTAGCAAGTGAGAGACTTGCAGCTATGGCCAGATTACAAGAAAGTGCTCAGAAAGATATTGGCCAATTTGGTTTAGCAAAAGGAATTACAAGCCATCTCAATGGTCAGACAGGATCATCAACCAAAACAGCATCTAGCAAAAGCAATATGGCACCATTTCAGAGTTCAGTGGGAATCATGCATTCGCCTCCCAAAACTGTGGGATACAAAGGTACTTTGGAAAGGCGTAACCTGAAAACCTCTCCCAGCAACAGTTTGCTCTTGCATCTACTGAAAAGCCAGAATACCACCAAACATGTAAAAGGGCATGAACAGAGTGAGAGAGTCAGCATTTTTGAAGACAGCAGCACACCAACAACTATTGATGAGTATTCAGACAACAATCCTAGTTTTACGGAAGACGACAGCAGTGATGATGAAAGATCCCATTCTAGCTGTCTTCCTATAGACCTATCCTTTAAACAGAGGACAGATAAGCCAGATGCGGGTCCACCTGCATCACTGGATAACCTGACTCAGTCCTTGCTTCATAACTGGGATCCAAAAGTTTCCTGTACAGAGAACAAGGAAGACAAAGACACTCCAAAAGCTTCTAAGCTGAATCCTCACCATAAAGTAACACTGCTTCAGCTGTTACTTGGCCATAAGAGTGAAGAAAAGGTAGACAAGAGTCACGACCCTCAGGGACCACACAGTGCGGCTGATGTGGCAAAATTCACTGTACAGACTGGTAAAAGGACTCCTGTTACTGACAGTCCCAGTGCAAATCGAATGACTCCGTTAAGCACTCCACCTCTGCTGGCTTCTACAAAAGCAGACTCACCTATCGATCTCTCACACCAATCGTTAGCCATCAAGCGTAGCTCGCCACCGTATGCCTGCAGCATCCAGCCGGACAGGCTGGTGAATCCCGCATCTAAACATTTGATAGACCtttctaaaaacaaagaaattcaaGGAACCAAGCTGAGCAGGAACAATAGTCCCCAGAACTCTTCGGCTTTCAGCGCCagcaagctgttgcagaacctCGCTCAGTGCGGCATGCAGACTTCCATGTCAAGTGAAGAACAAAGAGCTAGCAaacagctgctggcagggaacGCAGATAAACCTGTAGGCCTGATTGATAGATTGAACAGTCCTCTGCTTACGAATAAATTGAGTACgcatgaagaaaataacaaaatattcagTTGTCAGCCTGCACCCACTGAACAAGGACTTCCAGGTTCGGAAATAGAAAATCTCCTTGAAAGGCGCACtgtccttcagctgctgctgggaactCCCAATAAAGgtaaaagtgaaaagaaagagaggatgCTTTTAAGAGATGAAAGTTCTCAAGAACAGACAGATAAGGCTTTGAATGAGCAAATATTGACggtgaaaataaaaactgaacCATCTGAAGAATCAAATGTTCCTTATAATTCAAATGCACAACAAGTAAGAGAGTGCAAGGGTAACAAATTTCAAGGATTTGTTCATTCACTGCAGAGGAacacagctgcttctccagcatCCGAGGAGTTGAAATCTGAGCCTCTTTCGCCTCaggatttctctttttccaaaaaTGGCCTGCTAAGTAGGTTGCTGAGACAGAATCAAGACAGTTACCCTGCAGATGAGCTGGACAGAAGTCACCGAAACAATGAGCTGACACACCTTGAATCAAAGAGTCTTTGCACAGTACCGAAGAAGAGGAAGCTTCACACTGAGCCTTTGGAAAGTccattaaaaaagattaaaagtaaTGTGTCTGATGCTGCAAACAATCATTCTTCTCCTACAGAGGCACTATACGGGCCTTTGCTTAACCAGCAAGAACTGAAATTCAGCAGAAGTGATGCTGAATTTAAATATGCTGTAAGTCATGGTTCAAATAATGAAAGTGAAAATAGGAGTTGGTCTAGAGATAGTAAAGGCTTTAATGTGTTGAAACAGCTGCTTCTCTCAGAAAACTGTGAGAGAGATCTGTCACAACATAGGAATAATGTACTAACAGAGggcaagaaaaaaggaaacaaaaccagtgcAACAATTATTAAACCTGAATTCAGCATTTCGTCGGTAAGTTCATTAATGGCCAGCCCTGTGCAACAGAACAATTGTGTAGATCATAGAACATTTCAGTATCCTGTAGCAGTAAAAAGCCCTGCCAGTTCCCCTTTCCCTGAACATTTGGGGAGTACGGTATCTAGGCTCGAGTCCGACCAGTTTAGCATGTGTCCCGTGCCCGGTGAAAAAGGGCCCATCAGATGGGTGATCACAGGTATGGACAAGAATGATTATGAAAAAGACTCTCCAAGACTGACCAAAACCAATCCAATATTGTACTACATGTTACAGAAAGGCGGCAACTCTGTTAGTAGCCAAGAAGCACATGACAAAGAAATCTGGAATGAACCTTCATATACCGATAGTTCAACTCATGTTACAATCAAAGAGGAGCTGACATCCAACGCAGAGCTGAAAACTCCTTTTAGTAACTTTGACAAAGAAATCTGGAATGAACCTTCATATACCAATAGTTCAACTCATGTTACAATCAAAGAGGAGTTGACATCTGATGCAGAGCTGAAAACTCCTTTTAGTAACTTAAGAAGCCCTTACAACAGCCATATGGGGAGTAAGACCTCTCATCAACATGGTGTGAATGGAGAAATGCATGGACTTCTGGAAAAAGTGCTAACAATCAAAAAAGAGCCAGAATAA